One window from the genome of Chloroflexi bacterium ADurb.Bin180 encodes:
- a CDS encoding Gluconeogenesis factor, producing the protein MRLRERLTSAWKWLYPGMGVKRWLALLGLGLLLLSLGVSFFYVQMYRALEFTGAASPIAYNVTLQFLPRSVRGLLLALLGTACVAVAVYRLSHSLVTVFYDEGQGRLVDAVYRRRVRHRGPKMVAIGGGTGQSTLLRGLKERTDNLTAIVTVADDGGSSGRLRQELGLLPPGDLRSCISALAEAEPLMALLFQYRFGQGVGLDGHSFGNLFIAAMTGVTGDFAQAIRQSSKVLAVRGRVLPSTMQSVTLCAEVAGAQHQIQGESQIPRAGVPIERVFLQPDDVRGYGEAVQALLGADVIVVGPGSLYTSILPNLLVRDIAAAIRASDAIKVYVCNVATQPGETDGYTVVDHVRAIESHVGNDLFDYVLANNRLDVTLPTTWNSVMVQPGDEGTVPTWSADVVDLERPWRHDPAKLASELLKIQAGSKARR; encoded by the coding sequence GTGCGTCTGCGCGAGAGACTGACCTCAGCATGGAAGTGGCTCTACCCAGGCATGGGCGTCAAGCGCTGGCTGGCCCTGCTGGGTCTGGGGTTGCTGCTGCTGAGCCTGGGCGTGAGCTTTTTCTACGTCCAGATGTACCGCGCGCTGGAATTCACCGGGGCGGCGTCGCCCATCGCCTACAACGTCACCCTGCAATTCCTGCCGCGCTCTGTCCGTGGACTGTTGCTGGCACTGCTGGGCACGGCGTGCGTGGCCGTGGCCGTCTACCGGCTGAGCCACTCTCTGGTGACCGTGTTCTATGATGAGGGTCAGGGCCGCCTTGTCGACGCCGTCTATCGTCGGCGCGTAAGGCATCGCGGTCCGAAAATGGTGGCCATCGGCGGCGGCACGGGACAGTCGACCCTGCTCCGGGGCCTGAAGGAACGAACGGACAATCTCACTGCCATCGTGACGGTGGCGGACGACGGCGGCAGCTCGGGCAGACTGAGGCAGGAGCTGGGACTGCTGCCCCCCGGAGACCTGCGGAGCTGCATCAGCGCTCTGGCCGAGGCAGAACCGCTTATGGCCCTGCTGTTCCAGTATCGCTTCGGGCAGGGTGTGGGACTCGACGGGCATAGCTTTGGCAACCTGTTCATCGCGGCGATGACCGGGGTCACCGGCGACTTTGCTCAGGCGATCCGCCAGTCGAGCAAGGTTCTGGCAGTGCGGGGCCGCGTGCTGCCTTCGACGATGCAGAGCGTCACGCTCTGTGCCGAAGTCGCGGGCGCTCAGCATCAGATTCAGGGCGAGTCGCAGATACCGCGGGCTGGCGTACCCATTGAGCGCGTGTTTCTGCAGCCGGATGATGTCCGGGGGTATGGCGAGGCGGTGCAGGCTCTGCTGGGCGCCGATGTGATCGTGGTTGGGCCTGGCAGCCTCTATACCAGCATCTTGCCCAACCTGCTGGTGAGGGACATCGCCGCAGCCATCCGCGCTTCGGATGCGATCAAGGTCTATGTGTGCAACGTGGCCACGCAGCCGGGCGAGACAGATGGATATACAGTAGTCGATCACGTTCGGGCCATCGAGAGCCACGTTGGCAATGACCTGTTCGATTATGTGCTGGCCAACAACCGTTTGGACGTGACCCTGCCCACCACCTGGAACTCGGTCATGGTTCAGCCGGGTGACGAGGGTACCGTACCTACCTGGTCGGCGGATGTAGTCGACCTGGAAAGGCCCTGGCGCCACGATCCAGCCAAGCTGGCCAGCGAGCTGCTCAAGATTCAGGCGGGATCGAAAGCGAGGCGTTAG
- the pdtaR gene encoding putative transcriptional regulatory protein pdtaR has translation MKRTRILIADDESLILMDLREMLTNLGYLVVGEANDGRSAVNMARELRPDLVLMDIKMPDMDGVEAAKILTSEKVAPVLLLTAYSQQELIDRAREAGVVGYLVKPFRESNLAPAIQITLARFEEFRAVQKEADDLKDALETRKIVDRAKGILMDTQNLSEQEAFRRIQKMSMNTRRPMKDIAEAIILASEMKHDESAAPHGEGTPPTAA, from the coding sequence TTGAAACGAACAAGGATCCTTATCGCTGACGATGAATCATTGATCCTGATGGATTTGCGCGAGATGTTGACCAATCTCGGGTATCTGGTGGTGGGTGAGGCCAACGACGGCCGCAGCGCCGTCAATATGGCGCGGGAGCTGCGACCCGACCTGGTGCTGATGGATATCAAGATGCCCGATATGGATGGCGTCGAGGCGGCCAAGATCCTGACCTCAGAAAAGGTCGCACCGGTGCTCCTCCTGACTGCCTACAGCCAGCAAGAGCTCATCGACCGGGCGCGTGAAGCAGGCGTGGTGGGCTACCTGGTCAAGCCCTTCCGCGAGTCCAACCTCGCGCCGGCCATCCAGATCACGCTGGCGCGCTTTGAAGAGTTCCGCGCGGTGCAGAAGGAAGCGGATGACCTCAAGGATGCACTTGAGACCCGCAAGATTGTCGACCGTGCCAAAGGCATCCTGATGGATACCCAGAACCTGAGTGAACAGGAAGCCTTCCGGCGAATTCAAAAGATGAGTATGAACACGCGTCGCCCGATGAAGGATATCGCCGAGGCGATTATCCTGGCCTCTGAAATGAAGCACGACGAATCGGCTGCCCCGCACGGTGAGGGCACACCCCCAACAGCGGCCTAG
- the pdtaS gene encoding putative sensor histidine kinase pdtaS, whose protein sequence is MSTAQRRDTPEDSPAPPGAHQADRDLLRRVKQALPIVADLSRSDLLLYVPAGSGRARIDFQARPRSIFPLYASDLEGGVVDSGSSPWVFRSLSCHQRRRTAQSALVGDVPIMREMLPVCNELGKPIAAVSVETNLLAHERHRRRSSAFQRALRLLQDMALRGELNGADRLSPFGEHDGIVVIDEQRRIRYMSGIATNLYRHIGYMSNLLGQSVYAVGTADAELVDAALKSGTCLERENEEHGRVWVRKVIPLYAPRSRWAWPLTRPPGPPCPPGAVLTGALWTIHDATEAREKESELEAKNAMVQEIHHRVKNNLQAIASLLRMQARRATRPEVQQALDESVNRIMSVAVVHEFLSCINASVIDVHEVAQRIVDQMTQSLVDPGKAIRFELRGTSIYLSAQQATTCALVVNELLQNAVEHGYGDRDVGLVTIELADDGEWVTIIVGDDGAGLPDNFDVNEDGGLGLRIVRSLVQGDLKGRFEIKEEQGVKAIVTFPKTPLGGLKS, encoded by the coding sequence ATGAGCACAGCTCAACGGCGAGACACTCCCGAAGACTCACCCGCACCGCCAGGGGCACACCAGGCCGATAGGGACCTGCTCCGCAGAGTGAAGCAGGCCTTGCCCATAGTGGCTGATCTGAGCCGCAGCGACCTGCTCTTGTATGTTCCTGCCGGCAGCGGTCGGGCCAGGATTGATTTCCAGGCCAGGCCACGCTCGATCTTTCCACTCTATGCCAGTGACCTGGAAGGTGGCGTCGTGGACAGCGGTTCGAGCCCGTGGGTCTTTCGGTCACTGTCGTGCCATCAGAGACGGCGGACTGCACAGAGCGCTCTCGTTGGCGATGTGCCCATCATGCGCGAGATGCTTCCCGTCTGCAACGAGTTGGGAAAGCCCATCGCGGCTGTGTCGGTCGAAACCAACCTGCTGGCTCACGAGCGCCACCGGAGGCGCAGCAGTGCATTCCAGCGGGCGCTGCGTCTGCTGCAGGACATGGCTTTGCGCGGTGAGCTGAACGGGGCGGACAGGCTCTCGCCTTTTGGCGAGCACGACGGCATTGTGGTTATCGACGAGCAGCGACGCATCCGCTATATGAGCGGAATCGCCACCAACCTGTACCGGCACATCGGCTACATGAGCAATCTGCTGGGGCAGAGTGTGTACGCTGTGGGTACGGCTGACGCGGAACTTGTCGACGCGGCGCTCAAGAGCGGCACCTGCCTGGAGAGGGAGAACGAGGAGCACGGGCGCGTATGGGTGCGCAAGGTGATTCCCCTGTACGCTCCCCGGTCCAGGTGGGCATGGCCGCTCACCAGACCGCCTGGCCCGCCTTGCCCTCCAGGGGCTGTTCTCACCGGGGCGCTGTGGACCATTCACGATGCCACGGAGGCTCGTGAGAAGGAAAGCGAGCTCGAGGCCAAGAACGCGATGGTTCAGGAGATCCACCATCGCGTCAAGAACAACCTGCAGGCCATCGCCTCGTTGCTGCGCATGCAGGCGCGGCGGGCGACCCGGCCAGAGGTGCAGCAGGCGCTCGACGAGTCGGTCAACCGCATAATGAGCGTGGCAGTGGTGCACGAGTTTCTATCGTGCATCAATGCCAGCGTCATCGACGTGCACGAAGTTGCGCAGCGCATCGTCGATCAGATGACGCAGAGCCTGGTGGACCCCGGCAAGGCGATTCGGTTCGAATTGCGTGGAACATCGATCTACCTTTCGGCTCAGCAGGCCACAACCTGCGCACTGGTGGTGAACGAGTTGCTGCAGAACGCGGTGGAGCACGGCTACGGAGATCGCGACGTGGGGCTGGTGACAATCGAGCTGGCCGATGATGGTGAATGGGTAACCATCATCGTTGGCGACGACGGCGCCGGCCTGCCAGACAACTTTGACGTCAACGAAGATGGCGGTCTCGGGCTGCGCATCGTGCGTTCGTTGGTGCAGGGCGACCTGAAGGGCCGTTTCGAAATCAAAGAAGAACAAGGGGTAAAGGCCATTGTGACCTTCCCCAAGACACCATTGGGAGGTTTGAAGAGTTGA
- the mfpsA gene encoding Mannosylfructose-phosphate synthase, producing MRIGIDYTAAVNQGAGIGRYARQMTRALLELDRENEYVLFVPTASPEASRASESAIVGQANVSLARLPVSERALVALWHRLRVPVPVELFSGRLDVFHSPDFALAPVLRARTLVTVHDLSFRRVPECFKSALLSYLNRVVPRSVARADIVLADSESTRNDAIELLRLAPERVFVVYAGVDSRFRRVTDQGLLEDVRSRYSLPGRFVLSVGTLQPRKNYVRLIEAFSRLSDVEDVSLVISGARGWLYEEIFRRVEELGLSSRVLFPGYVAEADLPALYSLSEVFAFPSLYEGFGLPPLEAMACGTPVVVSRASSLPEVVGNAGCLVDPLSVEEIAGTLQALLDSPARRADLAEQGVAQAARFTWSEAARVLLGLYRG from the coding sequence ATGCGCATAGGCATTGACTACACCGCCGCAGTGAATCAGGGCGCCGGCATCGGGCGCTACGCGCGCCAGATGACCCGGGCCTTGCTGGAACTGGACCGGGAGAATGAGTACGTTCTCTTTGTTCCCACTGCATCGCCGGAGGCCTCCCGGGCGTCGGAGTCAGCGATTGTTGGTCAGGCCAACGTCAGTCTGGCGCGCTTGCCCGTGTCGGAACGTGCGCTGGTCGCGCTGTGGCACCGCCTGAGGGTGCCCGTGCCAGTCGAGCTCTTCAGCGGGCGGCTGGATGTGTTCCATTCGCCCGATTTCGCACTTGCGCCGGTGCTCAGGGCACGCACCCTGGTCACGGTGCACGATCTCTCGTTTAGGCGCGTTCCCGAGTGTTTTAAATCGGCTCTGCTGTCCTATCTCAACCGCGTGGTGCCGCGCTCCGTGGCCAGGGCAGACATCGTGCTGGCCGATTCAGAATCCACCAGGAACGATGCCATCGAATTGCTCCGTCTGGCCCCGGAGCGGGTGTTTGTCGTCTACGCCGGAGTCGATAGCAGGTTCCGCCGCGTGACTGACCAGGGCCTCCTCGAGGACGTTCGAAGTAGATACTCGCTGCCGGGGCGCTTTGTGCTAAGTGTCGGCACCCTGCAGCCACGCAAGAACTATGTGCGGCTGATCGAAGCGTTTTCGCGCTTGAGCGACGTCGAGGACGTCAGCCTGGTGATCAGTGGCGCTCGCGGCTGGCTCTACGAGGAAATCTTTCGGCGGGTGGAGGAACTGGGCCTGAGCTCGCGGGTGCTCTTCCCCGGCTATGTGGCCGAGGCTGACCTGCCGGCGCTGTACTCGCTGTCCGAGGTATTTGCCTTTCCGTCTCTGTACGAGGGCTTTGGGCTGCCGCCTCTGGAAGCGATGGCCTGCGGCACGCCCGTCGTGGTATCGCGGGCCTCCTCGCTGCCCGAGGTGGTAGGCAACGCGGGCTGTCTGGTCGATCCGCTGAGCGTGGAGGAGATTGCCGGCACCCTGCAGGCGTTGCTGGATTCGCCGGCCCGCAGAGCTGACCTCGCCGAGCAAGGCGTGGCACAGGCGGCGCGTTTCACCTGGTCTGAAGCTGCCCGGGTGTTGCTCGGTCTGTACCGCGGCTGA
- a CDS encoding O-Antigen ligase, whose amino-acid sequence MSKTPSLESRPLASKAALGVVIVILGAALAVLPIKWAALLLIGSIAGVGALIRPALTLCLLPFAVPFGLLREVTLGPISVGGAELLLAVLVGTWLAQSVSRRRIVVPRAPLMLPLAIFLAALLLSVLAATSLELSGKEIVKWVEVMLIYGLVAQEADDRLGRWIVWAMLAAASAEAALGIYQFLFRVGPEGFVLFGRFMRSYGHFAQPNPFAGYLGLCFPLAYALSLDTLPRLARVLRGQASQLPAALLPLAAAAVTGAAMLTSWSRGAWVGLAASVATVTLLRSRRALLLSGLAGVCLALVLAMGGGRFIPAALVQRTANLIPLASGVDLAHVEVNDANWAILERMAHWQAAAAMFNDHPWLGVGTGNYPVAYPRYAVGRWRDPLGHAHNYYLNVAAEAGLVGFVAYVLLVTACLLEAWRVIRRTRGTGWWNAVALGVLGILVHLSVHNLFDNLYVHSMNVQLGLALGLLVLADRYGRPSVEPPAAGGEQPEQATPCA is encoded by the coding sequence ATGAGCAAGACACCGAGTCTCGAATCAAGGCCCCTGGCTTCGAAGGCGGCGCTCGGAGTCGTGATCGTCATACTGGGAGCTGCCCTGGCAGTGCTGCCCATCAAATGGGCAGCACTGCTGCTAATCGGCAGCATTGCTGGTGTCGGGGCTCTGATTCGCCCTGCTCTGACTCTCTGTCTGCTTCCGTTTGCTGTGCCTTTCGGCTTGCTGCGGGAGGTTACGCTCGGCCCCATCTCGGTAGGCGGGGCCGAGCTGCTGCTGGCAGTGCTCGTCGGAACCTGGCTGGCCCAGAGCGTGAGCCGGCGCCGTATCGTGGTCCCCCGCGCTCCGCTGATGCTTCCTCTGGCCATCTTTCTCGCTGCGCTGCTCCTTTCGGTGCTCGCCGCGACGTCGCTTGAGCTGAGTGGCAAAGAGATCGTCAAGTGGGTCGAGGTGATGCTCATCTACGGGCTGGTGGCGCAGGAGGCCGATGACCGCCTCGGCAGATGGATCGTGTGGGCGATGCTCGCGGCGGCCAGCGCCGAGGCGGCTCTGGGCATCTATCAGTTCCTCTTCCGTGTGGGGCCAGAGGGGTTTGTGCTCTTTGGGCGCTTTATGCGCTCCTATGGCCACTTTGCGCAGCCCAACCCCTTTGCGGGCTACCTGGGGCTGTGCTTCCCGCTGGCCTATGCACTGTCGCTGGACACGCTGCCGCGACTGGCAAGGGTCCTCCGCGGCCAGGCGAGTCAACTGCCGGCCGCGCTGCTACCCCTCGCCGCCGCGGCGGTGACCGGCGCGGCGATGCTCACGAGCTGGTCACGCGGGGCCTGGGTTGGCTTGGCAGCCAGCGTGGCCACGGTCACCCTGCTGCGCAGCCGTCGGGCGCTGCTGCTCAGTGGGCTGGCGGGCGTGTGCCTCGCGCTGGTGCTGGCGATGGGTGGGGGACGTTTCATCCCCGCGGCTCTTGTGCAGCGTACTGCGAACCTGATCCCCCTGGCCAGCGGCGTAGACCTGGCCCACGTGGAAGTTAACGATGCCAACTGGGCTATCCTCGAACGAATGGCCCACTGGCAGGCCGCAGCCGCGATGTTCAACGACCACCCCTGGTTGGGAGTGGGTACAGGCAACTACCCGGTTGCCTATCCGCGCTACGCGGTCGGCCGTTGGCGTGATCCGCTGGGACACGCGCACAACTATTACCTCAACGTTGCCGCCGAGGCCGGGCTGGTGGGCTTTGTGGCCTATGTGCTTCTGGTGACGGCGTGCTTGCTCGAAGCATGGCGTGTGATCCGCCGCACGCGCGGCACGGGTTGGTGGAACGCGGTCGCGCTCGGCGTCCTGGGCATTTTGGTGCACCTCAGCGTGCACAACCTCTTCGACAACCTCTACGTGCACAGCATGAACGTTCAGCTCGGCCTGGCCCTCGGACTGCTGGTTCTGGCCGACCGGTACGGCCGCCCGAGCGTCGAGCCGCCCGCGGCCGGCGGTGAGCAACCAGAGCAGGCCACACCATGCGCATAG